From Denitrovibrio acetiphilus DSM 12809, the proteins below share one genomic window:
- a CDS encoding DUF3124 domain-containing protein has protein sequence MKKISFTVIIALLLVQFAFAQVSKHKKQTVYVPAYSHIYVGPKVSPFELSVTLSIRNTNAAEPISVSVADYYNSDGKLIKQFIDKTIILKPFATVSYKVSEYDKTGGSGANFLVKWHADKEVHPPVIESVMIGTRSSQGISFTSRGVVIED, from the coding sequence ATGAAAAAAATTTCGTTTACAGTTATAATAGCTCTGCTGCTTGTACAGTTTGCATTTGCTCAGGTGTCTAAGCATAAAAAACAGACGGTCTATGTCCCCGCTTATTCTCATATATATGTCGGTCCGAAAGTGTCACCTTTCGAACTTTCCGTTACTCTCAGCATACGCAATACTAACGCCGCAGAACCCATCAGCGTATCTGTTGCGGATTACTACAACAGCGACGGAAAGCTTATCAAACAATTCATTGATAAAACAATTATCCTGAAGCCTTTTGCTACTGTCAGCTACAAAGTCAGCGAGTATGACAAAACCGGCGGTTCAGGTGCAAATTTCCTTGTTAAATGGCACGCCGATAAGGAAGTCCACCCCCCCGTTATTGAATCTGTAATGATAGGAACCAGATCGTCACAGGGGATATCTTTCACATCAAGAGGCGTTGTTATAGAAGACTAA